One genomic region from Erythrobacter mangrovi encodes:
- a CDS encoding DUF2855 family protein — MQQVHVDKAKLTEAQVVELDAGPLAAGAARLAIESFSVTANNVTYAVVGDGFGYWNFFPAPEGKGIVPMWGHARVVESNCPELAVGERVYGYLPMASHLDVVPGKISPGGFVDTAEHRQPMSPIYNQYSRLAADPEHDPAREGERMIFGPLFKTGFLIEYFMRSEGWFGAGQLVITSASSKTAMGLASVAKRRSPDVRRIGLTSAGNVAFVEASGLYDTVLSYDAVGELPQADSVSVDFAGNSNLLREIHERLGGALKYSCLVGATHVDARGMGAGDLPGPTPTLFFAPDHAVALFKEVGPQEAGKQMAESWRGFLEDAGSSVAIERHAGLDAARAIFVEMVAGSIDPARGIVIEP; from the coding sequence ATGCAGCAAGTCCATGTCGACAAGGCGAAACTCACCGAAGCGCAGGTGGTAGAGCTCGATGCTGGACCGCTTGCCGCCGGAGCGGCAAGGCTTGCCATCGAAAGCTTCTCGGTCACCGCCAACAATGTGACCTATGCGGTGGTCGGCGACGGCTTCGGTTACTGGAACTTCTTCCCCGCGCCAGAGGGCAAGGGGATCGTGCCGATGTGGGGCCATGCGCGCGTGGTCGAAAGCAATTGTCCGGAGCTGGCAGTGGGCGAGCGCGTCTATGGCTACCTCCCGATGGCCAGCCATCTCGACGTCGTCCCAGGCAAAATCTCACCCGGCGGCTTCGTCGACACGGCCGAGCACCGCCAGCCGATGAGCCCGATCTACAACCAGTATTCACGATTGGCAGCAGATCCGGAGCACGATCCCGCCCGTGAAGGCGAGCGGATGATCTTCGGCCCGCTGTTCAAGACGGGCTTCCTGATTGAGTACTTCATGCGCTCGGAAGGTTGGTTCGGAGCGGGCCAGCTGGTGATCACCAGCGCCTCATCGAAGACGGCCATGGGTCTCGCCAGCGTGGCCAAGCGCCGCTCACCGGACGTGCGCAGGATCGGGCTGACCTCAGCCGGCAATGTCGCCTTCGTCGAGGCGAGCGGGCTCTACGACACAGTGTTGTCCTACGATGCGGTTGGTGAACTGCCGCAGGCCGATAGCGTATCGGTCGACTTCGCGGGCAATTCCAACCTGTTGCGCGAAATCCATGAACGCTTGGGCGGTGCGCTGAAATATTCTTGCCTGGTCGGTGCAACGCACGTCGATGCGCGCGGCATGGGGGCGGGGGACCTGCCCGGACCCACGCCAACCCTGTTCTTCGCACCCGATCACGCGGTGGCGCTCTTCAAGGAAGTCGGGCCGCAAGAAGCCGGCAAGCAGATGGCGGAAAGCTGGCGCGGTTTCCTTGAAGATGCGGGTAGCTCGGTCGCGATCGAGCGCCACGCGGGCCTCGATGCCGCGCGTGCGATCTTCGTCGAAATGGTCGCCGGATCGATCGACCCGGCCCGTGGGATCGTGATCGAACCCTGA
- a CDS encoding DUF819 family protein, translated as MISSPWALLVTLLASVALADWLGRKGMARKMGAASLVILLGALLANISLIPKAANGGPIYDQIFAIVTPASIFLVLLDVNLPALRRAGGMMVATFLVGAVGVMVGVVLAFQLLPMRDVLGPLAAPFAGMYTGTYTGGGANFNAIALAYGVFGQGTEFVTALVVDNVMTNIWLMLLLAMPLLLSRFSRFETREYAATDADGAVSEEKARIDSLGVALPLALAAVAVFVSDALAAELAELGLPLPSILILTTLALIAAHIPGVDRLRLAQPIGVWGMLLFLACVGASADLAALMRAQSLGMLLFTFVGVVFLVHIAVLLAWGWWRRADPVLLAMASVTNIGGATTAFVIAEVNRREDLLLPGILVGALGNAIGTYLGFMVAGMLAA; from the coding sequence TTGATCTCATCGCCGTGGGCGCTGCTCGTCACCCTTCTCGCATCCGTGGCTTTGGCCGACTGGCTGGGGCGCAAGGGCATGGCCAGGAAAATGGGTGCGGCGAGCCTGGTAATCCTGCTTGGCGCCCTGCTCGCCAACATCAGCCTGATTCCGAAGGCGGCCAATGGCGGCCCGATCTACGACCAGATCTTCGCGATCGTCACGCCCGCGTCGATCTTCCTGGTCCTGCTCGACGTAAACCTGCCCGCGCTGCGCCGTGCCGGGGGCATGATGGTGGCGACCTTCCTGGTCGGGGCGGTCGGGGTCATGGTGGGCGTGGTGCTGGCCTTCCAGCTGCTCCCCATGCGCGATGTGCTCGGCCCGCTCGCGGCCCCCTTTGCCGGCATGTACACGGGAACCTACACGGGCGGCGGCGCGAACTTCAACGCGATCGCCTTGGCCTATGGCGTGTTCGGCCAGGGCACCGAGTTCGTGACCGCCTTAGTGGTCGACAACGTTATGACCAACATCTGGCTGATGCTCTTGCTGGCAATGCCGTTGCTGCTGTCGCGCTTCAGCAGGTTCGAAACGCGCGAATATGCCGCGACCGATGCAGACGGGGCGGTTAGCGAAGAGAAAGCCCGGATCGACTCGTTAGGTGTGGCACTGCCCCTCGCGCTGGCTGCAGTGGCGGTCTTCGTGTCGGATGCGTTGGCAGCTGAATTGGCGGAACTGGGCCTACCCCTGCCCTCGATCCTCATCCTGACCACCCTGGCACTGATTGCGGCCCATATCCCCGGCGTGGACCGGTTGCGGCTCGCTCAGCCGATCGGCGTATGGGGCATGCTGCTGTTCCTCGCCTGCGTCGGTGCGAGTGCAGATCTTGCCGCGCTGATGCGTGCCCAATCGCTGGGCATGCTACTGTTCACCTTTGTGGGCGTGGTGTTCCTCGTCCACATTGCCGTGCTGCTGGCATGGGGATGGTGGCGCAGGGCCGACCCGGTGCTCCTGGCCATGGCATCGGTTACCAATATCGGCGGGGCCACGACCGCCTTCGTCATCGCCGAAGTCAACCGGCGCGAGGACCTGCTGCTCCCGGGCATCCTGGTGGGTGCCCTGGGCAACGCGATAGGAACCTACCTCGGCTTCATGGTCGCTGGAATGCTCGCGGCCTGA
- the dnaN gene encoding DNA polymerase III subunit beta, with product MKATIERANLLRCLSHVQSVVERRNTIPILSNVLIEADGDSSLKVMATDLDLQVVEHMDANVESPGSITVSAHLLFDIARKLPEGSQVSLETADNRMAVKAGRSRFSLPTLPRDDFPVIVEGDLPTSFEVPARTLADLIDRTRFAISTEETRYYLNGIFLHVSDEDQPVLKAAATDGHRLARFTLPRPAGAEGMPDVIVPRKAVAELRKLLEEAMDGNVQIDLSASKIRFTLGGEGGVVLTSKLIDGTFPDYSRVIPTGNDKLLKVDPKSFFEGVDRVATIATEKTRAVKMGLDTDKVTLTVTSPDNGVASEELSAEYRSEGFEIGFNAGYLKDILNQIDSDTVEIHLADAGAPTLIRKDENAPALYVLMPMRV from the coding sequence ATGAAGGCCACCATCGAACGCGCAAACCTGCTGCGCTGTCTCTCCCACGTCCAGTCGGTGGTCGAGCGCCGCAATACCATCCCGATCCTGTCGAACGTGCTGATCGAGGCTGATGGCGACAGCTCGCTCAAGGTCATGGCGACCGACCTCGACCTGCAGGTGGTCGAGCATATGGACGCCAATGTCGAAAGCCCGGGTTCGATCACCGTGTCGGCACACCTGCTGTTCGATATCGCCCGCAAGCTGCCCGAAGGGAGCCAGGTCAGCCTCGAGACTGCAGACAACCGCATGGCGGTGAAGGCCGGGCGCAGCCGCTTCTCTTTGCCCACGCTGCCTCGCGATGACTTCCCGGTGATCGTGGAGGGTGACCTGCCGACCAGTTTCGAAGTGCCCGCCCGAACCTTGGCCGATCTGATCGACCGCACGCGCTTTGCGATCTCGACCGAAGAAACGCGGTATTATCTCAACGGTATCTTCCTCCACGTTTCGGATGAGGATCAGCCGGTGCTGAAGGCGGCGGCGACCGACGGTCACCGTCTCGCTCGCTTCACCCTGCCGCGCCCTGCCGGGGCAGAAGGCATGCCCGATGTCATCGTGCCGCGCAAAGCCGTGGCCGAATTGCGCAAGCTGCTTGAGGAAGCGATGGACGGCAATGTCCAGATCGACCTTTCGGCTAGCAAGATTCGCTTCACGCTGGGCGGCGAAGGCGGGGTGGTGCTGACCAGCAAGCTGATTGACGGTACCTTCCCCGACTACTCGCGCGTGATCCCGACCGGCAACGACAAGCTGCTCAAGGTCGACCCGAAGAGCTTCTTCGAAGGTGTCGACCGCGTCGCGACCATTGCGACCGAGAAGACCCGCGCGGTGAAGATGGGCCTCGATACCGACAAGGTGACGCTGACCGTTACCTCCCCCGACAATGGCGTGGCTTCGGAAGAACTGTCCGCGGAATACCGCTCGGAAGGGTTCGAGATCGGCTTCAACGCCGGCTATCTCAAGGATATCCTCAACCAGATCGATAGCGATACGGTCGAGATCCACCTTGCCGATGCCGGTGCGCCGACCCTGATCCGCAAGGATGAGAATGCGCCCGCGCTCTACGTACTGATGCCGATGCGGGTGTAG
- the fabG gene encoding 3-oxoacyl-ACP reductase FabG — translation MFSLEGKTALVTGASGGIGSSIAYALAKQGARLALSGSNAAKLRSFREQLNDEFGHDHVEITCDLSNTTQVEELIPATVDTFGKIDILVNNAGITRDNLAMRMKDEEWDQVIRINLEASFRLMRAAARPMMKARHGRIISITSVVGATGNPGQMNYTAAKAGLTGMSKSLAQELASRGITVNCVAPGFIRTAMTEALTDDQKAAINARIPMGRMGEGDEIGAAVAYLASDEAAYVTGQTLHVNGGMAMIS, via the coding sequence ATGTTCAGCCTCGAAGGAAAGACCGCCCTCGTTACCGGCGCCAGCGGCGGAATCGGCTCGTCGATCGCCTATGCCTTGGCGAAACAGGGCGCGCGCCTTGCCTTGTCGGGATCCAACGCGGCGAAGCTGCGCTCATTCCGCGAGCAGTTGAACGATGAGTTCGGGCATGATCATGTCGAGATTACCTGCGACCTGTCGAACACGACCCAGGTCGAAGAGCTGATCCCTGCTACGGTCGACACGTTCGGCAAGATCGACATCCTCGTAAACAATGCCGGCATCACACGCGACAACCTCGCCATGCGGATGAAGGACGAGGAATGGGATCAGGTGATTCGCATCAATCTGGAGGCGAGCTTTCGCCTGATGCGCGCAGCCGCCCGCCCGATGATGAAGGCGCGCCATGGGCGCATCATCTCGATCACCAGCGTGGTCGGGGCGACGGGTAATCCGGGACAGATGAACTACACGGCCGCCAAGGCAGGCCTCACCGGCATGTCGAAGAGCCTGGCGCAGGAACTCGCCAGTCGCGGGATCACGGTCAACTGCGTGGCGCCGGGCTTCATCCGTACCGCGATGACCGAAGCGCTGACCGACGACCAGAAGGCGGCGATCAACGCGCGCATTCCGATGGGCCGGATGGGCGAGGGCGACGAGATTGGCGCTGCGGTAGCCTACCTCGCCAGCGACGAGGCGGCCTATGTCACCGGCCAGACGCTGCACGTGAACGGTGGCATGGCGATGATCTCGTAG
- the fabD gene encoding ACP S-malonyltransferase — protein sequence MTAFIFPGQGSQKVGMGVELAAASAHAREVFQEVDEALEQSLSGLMKDGPEDELTMTANAQPAIMANSVATARVLEKEFGIVLASAADCVAGHSLGEYSALCAAGAFSLADAARLLRLRGMAMQDAVPVGVGAMAALLGADIEKATALAEAAAQGQVCEVANDNDPTQVVISGHAEAIDRAIELAKEHGIKRGIKLPVSAPFHCSLMEPAARRMEEALAATPPHAFTVPLFANVTAARVTDPAEEQRLLVEQVTGRVRWRESVLAMRAAGIERFVELGGKVLGPMVGRIDKDAQATSLITMEDLENFAKENG from the coding sequence ATGACTGCATTCATCTTCCCCGGTCAGGGCAGCCAGAAGGTCGGCATGGGTGTCGAGCTTGCCGCCGCCAGCGCGCATGCACGCGAGGTGTTCCAGGAAGTCGACGAGGCGCTGGAGCAGAGCCTTTCCGGCCTGATGAAGGATGGGCCGGAAGACGAGCTGACGATGACTGCCAATGCGCAGCCCGCGATCATGGCCAATTCGGTCGCGACCGCGCGCGTGCTCGAGAAGGAGTTTGGTATCGTCCTTGCCAGCGCCGCGGATTGCGTCGCGGGCCACTCGCTGGGCGAATATAGCGCACTATGCGCTGCGGGCGCCTTTTCGCTGGCCGATGCGGCCCGCCTGCTGCGGCTGCGCGGCATGGCGATGCAGGACGCGGTACCAGTCGGAGTCGGCGCGATGGCTGCGCTCCTTGGCGCGGATATCGAGAAGGCTACCGCGCTCGCCGAAGCCGCCGCACAGGGCCAGGTCTGCGAAGTCGCCAATGACAATGATCCCACGCAGGTCGTTATCTCCGGCCATGCAGAGGCGATCGACCGCGCGATCGAGCTGGCTAAGGAGCATGGCATCAAGCGCGGCATCAAGCTGCCCGTTTCGGCCCCGTTCCATTGCTCGCTGATGGAACCGGCCGCGCGGCGCATGGAAGAAGCGCTTGCCGCGACCCCGCCACACGCATTCACTGTTCCCCTGTTCGCCAACGTCACTGCCGCGCGCGTGACCGACCCGGCGGAAGAACAACGCCTGCTGGTCGAGCAGGTGACCGGCCGCGTCCGCTGGCGCGAAAGCGTGCTTGCCATGCGCGCTGCGGGCATCGAGCGTTTCGTCGAGCTGGGTGGCAAGGTGCTCGGCCCGATGGTTGGCCGGATCGACAAGGACGCGCAGGCAACCAGCCTGATCACAATGGAAGACCTCGAGAATTTCGCGAAGGAGAACGGGTGA
- a CDS encoding LD-carboxypeptidase: MVRIAICAPGKPLKRERAEAVKALAAARSDVEVQFHDQCFLEEGHFAGNDATRLAALLDCANDPGFDAVWFAMGGYGSNRIAAQAVAAMNPVARAKSYLGYSDTGFLLGALYRHGIGRVAHGPLAGDIRREGGAETIGRALDWLGGSNIGLEPHLDERPAVAFNLTTLAMLVGTELAPDLTGHVVMVEEVAEHLYAMDRLFFHITQHLAGIAGLRLGRISEVPENDRPFGSDEIAIAQDWCRRSGIPYLGRADIGHDAANRIVPFGLEARAPRS, from the coding sequence ATGGTCAGAATTGCGATCTGCGCCCCGGGAAAGCCGCTCAAGCGCGAAAGGGCCGAAGCCGTCAAGGCGCTGGCGGCTGCGCGCAGCGATGTCGAGGTACAGTTCCACGATCAGTGCTTCCTCGAAGAGGGGCATTTTGCCGGGAATGACGCGACGCGGCTCGCAGCCTTGCTCGACTGCGCCAACGATCCCGGCTTCGACGCGGTGTGGTTCGCCATGGGTGGCTATGGTTCGAACCGCATTGCCGCACAGGCCGTGGCTGCGATGAACCCAGTCGCGCGGGCCAAGTCTTACCTTGGCTATTCCGATACCGGTTTCCTGCTCGGTGCGCTGTATCGCCACGGCATCGGGCGCGTGGCCCACGGACCGCTTGCCGGCGATATCCGACGAGAGGGCGGTGCCGAAACGATCGGCCGTGCGCTCGACTGGCTTGGCGGCAGCAACATTGGCCTCGAACCACACCTCGACGAACGGCCCGCAGTCGCGTTCAACCTCACCACGCTGGCGATGCTGGTGGGAACCGAGCTTGCGCCCGACCTCACCGGGCACGTCGTGATGGTCGAGGAAGTGGCAGAGCATCTCTATGCCATGGATCGCCTGTTCTTCCACATTACCCAGCACCTTGCCGGGATTGCCGGTCTGCGGCTCGGACGGATTAGCGAAGTGCCTGAAAACGATCGCCCCTTCGGCTCCGACGAGATCGCCATTGCGCAGGATTGGTGCCGACGCAGCGGCATTCCCTATCTCGGTCGCGCCGATATCGGGCATGACGCTGCCAACAGGATTGTCCCCTTCGGGCTTGAGGCCCGCGCGCCCCGCTCCTAA
- a CDS encoding glutamate ligase domain-containing protein, with translation MTDMPTPEELFTRPFFFCGIGGSGMLPLAQIVLGRGAKVEGSDRSHDQGRTPEKFAAMESQGFVLHPQDGSGIISPDQVLVASAAIEDTVPEIQRANALDCLRLSRAELNSILFNTSGAGLAVAGTSGKSTVTGMLGWILHAVGRDPTIMNGAVMKNFVSPERPYASAVIGGRAIYVSEVDESDGSIALYRPAVGVLLNVSLDHKSMEELRQLFADYLARSRISVINADDPEALALLPHAKEVITFGIEQEKAQIGILPGTIAEGPVRQAAMVIDRHDGSEHALRLNLPGRHNLSNALAAIAGAAAAGIPVARAVEALGSFAGLARRFDIVGTTSSGITVIDDFGHNPEKCAATLRTLKSHPGRVIAFFQPHGYGPLHQMGDELAETFARELGPDDLTILCDPVYFGGTVDRSVGSERIVGLIEQAGGRAEYIPARDDVAAFIAERAQPGDRIVVMGARDDTLSEFAKGLLRRLS, from the coding sequence ATGACGGATATGCCCACCCCCGAAGAGCTTTTCACGCGCCCGTTCTTCTTCTGCGGTATCGGTGGTTCGGGAATGCTGCCCCTAGCCCAGATCGTGCTGGGCCGCGGGGCGAAAGTCGAAGGATCCGACCGTAGCCACGACCAGGGTCGCACCCCGGAAAAATTCGCCGCAATGGAAAGTCAGGGGTTCGTGCTGCACCCGCAAGATGGCAGTGGCATAATCTCGCCGGACCAGGTGTTGGTGGCGAGCGCGGCGATCGAAGACACCGTGCCCGAAATCCAGCGCGCCAATGCGCTCGATTGCCTGCGCCTCTCGCGCGCCGAGCTCAACTCGATCCTGTTCAACACCAGTGGCGCGGGCCTCGCCGTCGCAGGCACCAGCGGCAAGTCGACCGTCACCGGAATGCTCGGCTGGATTCTTCATGCCGTCGGCCGCGATCCCACGATCATGAACGGCGCGGTGATGAAGAATTTCGTCTCGCCCGAACGCCCCTACGCCAGCGCGGTGATCGGCGGACGGGCGATCTATGTCAGCGAAGTCGACGAAAGCGATGGCTCGATCGCGCTCTACCGCCCGGCGGTGGGTGTGCTGCTCAACGTCAGCCTCGACCACAAGAGCATGGAAGAATTGCGCCAGCTCTTCGCTGATTACCTGGCGCGCAGCCGCATCTCGGTGATCAATGCCGACGACCCCGAAGCATTGGCACTGTTGCCGCATGCGAAGGAGGTAATCACCTTCGGCATCGAGCAGGAGAAGGCGCAGATCGGAATCCTCCCCGGAACGATCGCCGAAGGGCCGGTACGGCAGGCGGCGATGGTGATCGACCGCCATGACGGATCGGAACACGCCCTGCGCCTCAACCTGCCCGGGCGCCACAACCTTTCGAACGCGCTCGCTGCGATTGCAGGTGCCGCGGCCGCGGGGATCCCGGTGGCGAGGGCGGTTGAGGCATTGGGAAGCTTCGCAGGGCTGGCACGTCGTTTCGATATCGTCGGGACGACATCGTCCGGCATCACGGTAATCGACGATTTCGGCCACAATCCGGAAAAATGCGCTGCGACCCTGCGCACGCTCAAATCCCATCCCGGGCGGGTCATCGCGTTCTTCCAGCCCCACGGATATGGGCCATTGCACCAGATGGGCGACGAGCTGGCGGAAACCTTCGCGCGCGAACTGGGCCCCGACGACCTCACGATCCTGTGCGATCCGGTCTATTTCGGCGGAACGGTCGATCGAAGCGTCGGTAGCGAGCGGATCGTCGGGCTGATCGAACAGGCAGGGGGGCGCGCCGAGTACATCCCGGCTCGCGATGATGTCGCCGCCTTTATCGCCGAGCGCGCGCAACCGGGAGACCGGATAGTGGTCATGGGCGCACGCGACGACACGCTCAGCGAATTCGCCAAGGGCCTGCTGCGGCGTCTTTCCTAG
- a CDS encoding glutathione S-transferase family protein codes for MGRVTDMAERPTLYTCARSRGFRATWAAEEAGVDIDLRMLPFPPRFLAPEYLELNPLGTVPLLIEGDVRMTESCAIAHYLATKDGYTDLAIAAGEADYAAYCDFTYHADATITFPQTVYMRFVLFEKDKGLQEAGEAYAKWFWKRLVKLEQRLESREFLCADRFTVADICCGYALVLAESVGLDEGVPENLKAYRERLRARDGFRRAWEREAAGPAAI; via the coding sequence TTGGGGCGAGTCACTGACATGGCGGAGCGGCCGACCCTCTACACCTGTGCCCGATCGCGGGGTTTCCGGGCGACCTGGGCGGCGGAGGAGGCCGGGGTCGACATCGATCTCAGGATGCTGCCGTTCCCACCGCGTTTCCTTGCACCCGAATACCTCGAGCTCAATCCGCTCGGCACCGTGCCGCTGCTAATCGAAGGCGATGTGCGCATGACCGAGAGTTGCGCGATCGCCCATTATCTCGCGACGAAGGACGGCTATACCGACCTGGCGATTGCGGCTGGCGAGGCGGACTATGCGGCCTATTGCGATTTCACCTACCACGCCGATGCGACGATCACCTTCCCGCAGACGGTCTATATGCGCTTCGTCCTGTTCGAGAAGGACAAGGGGCTGCAGGAAGCGGGTGAAGCCTACGCCAAGTGGTTCTGGAAGCGGTTGGTGAAGCTTGAACAGCGCTTGGAAAGCCGCGAGTTCCTGTGCGCCGACCGCTTTACCGTGGCCGATATTTGCTGCGGTTACGCGCTAGTGCTCGCCGAAAGCGTCGGGCTCGACGAAGGCGTGCCCGAAAACCTGAAGGCCTATCGTGAGCGCCTGAGGGCGAGGGATGGGTTCAGGCGTGCGTGGGAACGTGAGGCCGCAGGACCGGCCGCGATCTAG
- a CDS encoding DUF808 domain-containing protein, whose amino-acid sequence MPGGLVALLDDVAVIARAAAASVDDVGVAASKAGSKAAGVVIDDAAVTPNYITGFTPDRELPIIAKITRGSLFNKLVILLPAALLLSAFLPWSITPLLMLGGAYLSYEGAEKVMEWLTGEEHGETLEDPIEDMALFEKQRVSGAIRTDLILSAEIMAITLSTVADETLLVRAGVLALVGVAITVCIYGAVALIVKMDDIGLHLAERERESTRRFGRWLVNAMPKVLTVLSTVGTVAMLWVGGGIILHGLEELGLHGPAELAHGIQHAVELATGALSGVLGWLTYAALSAGVGLVLGYAIAVLLHKVLKIGASH is encoded by the coding sequence GTGCCAGGTGGGTTGGTTGCACTGCTCGACGATGTGGCAGTGATTGCGCGTGCTGCGGCGGCCTCGGTCGACGACGTTGGCGTGGCCGCGAGCAAGGCGGGGTCAAAGGCCGCCGGGGTTGTGATCGACGACGCCGCGGTGACGCCGAATTATATTACCGGGTTCACGCCTGACCGTGAGCTACCCATCATTGCAAAGATCACGCGTGGGAGCTTGTTCAACAAGCTGGTGATCCTACTGCCCGCGGCGCTTCTCCTCAGTGCATTCCTACCCTGGTCGATCACCCCGCTGCTCATGCTCGGCGGCGCCTATCTCAGCTATGAGGGCGCCGAAAAGGTTATGGAGTGGCTGACCGGCGAGGAGCATGGCGAAACGCTCGAGGACCCGATCGAGGACATGGCGCTGTTCGAGAAACAGCGCGTTTCCGGTGCGATCCGTACCGACCTGATCCTTTCAGCGGAAATCATGGCGATCACGCTGTCGACCGTGGCCGACGAGACGCTGCTTGTCCGAGCCGGCGTGCTGGCGCTGGTCGGAGTGGCGATTACAGTATGCATCTATGGCGCGGTCGCGCTGATCGTGAAGATGGACGATATCGGCCTGCACCTTGCCGAGCGTGAGCGGGAATCGACCAGGCGCTTCGGGCGCTGGCTGGTCAATGCGATGCCCAAGGTGTTGACGGTGCTCTCGACCGTTGGAACGGTGGCGATGTTGTGGGTCGGCGGCGGCATCATCCTGCACGGTTTGGAAGAGCTCGGCCTTCATGGCCCGGCCGAACTCGCGCATGGCATCCAGCATGCGGTCGAACTTGCCACCGGAGCCCTGAGCGGTGTGCTGGGATGGCTTACCTATGCCGCGCTCTCAGCGGGTGTCGGGCTGGTGCTGGGCTACGCGATCGCGGTGCTGCTGCACAAGGTGCTGAAGATTGGGGCGAGTCACTGA